AAGAAGGCTACTGCCCCACCAGCTAGCTTGAAAATACCATTTCCGCACCTTGTGGTGAAAGAGATATCCACCTAGTAGAGCTCCGAATCCACCAAGCATCCAGCTCTCGAGTAACAGGACCTTTTCAGGAATCCGCCATCTGTTTTGGATG
The Streptococcus parasanguinis genome window above contains:
- a CDS encoding DUF1294 domain-containing protein, translated to MTWRDRCLVVIAIWNSIVFLTYGLDKRKAIQNRWRIPEKVLLLESWMLGGFGALLGGYLFHHKVRKWYFQASWWGSSLLLAGALFLILQWIS